In one Nitrospira sp. genomic region, the following are encoded:
- a CDS encoding helix-turn-helix domain-containing protein, whose product MQKQLLRVGEAADVLAVSRWTIYRWVEDGRLEGTKIGRGSLRVFRASLERLVQRNKTHEMNLIQ is encoded by the coding sequence ATGCAGAAACAACTGTTGCGGGTCGGGGAAGCCGCGGATGTGTTGGCTGTGAGCCGGTGGACGATTTATCGCTGGGTGGAGGACGGCCGATTGGAAGGGACCAAGATCGGTCGTGGAAGTCTGCGGGTGTTTCGCGCCTCGCTGGAACGCTTGGTCCAACGCAATAAGACGCACGAAATGAACCTCATCCAATGA